In Synergistaceae bacterium, the genomic window CCGGGTCGCTTTCCCCTGGAGCATGATCGACAAGATTACGCCACGTCCTTCCGAGGCGGTACAGGACTATCTGAAGAAAAAGGGCATCGGGGGTATGAACCTTCTGGTCACGGACAAAGGCACCTTCGCCGCTCCCTTCGTCAATGCTGAGATTCCCCAGTACCTGGTGGTAGAGGACAAGTTCCCCGGAGGCCGGCCGCCTCTGGAGGACGCAGGGGTCTATTTCGCGGACAGAAAAACCGTGAACGCCGTGGAACGCATGAAGGTCACTGTCTGCCTCAATCCCCTGCACACAGCTCTGGCGATTTGCGGATGCCTGTTGGGCTATTCGTCCATCGCTTCCGAGATGAAGGATCCTCTTTTGAAGGCCTTGGTGGAGAGGATCGGCTACGATGAGGGAATGAAGGTCGTGGTGGATCCCGGCATCTTCAGCCCTCAGAAGTTCCTGCGCGAGGTGTTGGAGGATCGTTTTACCAACCCCTTCATACCCGATACCCCTCAGCGCATCGCCACCGACACGAGTCAGAAGGTTCCCATCCGTTACGGTGAGACAATTAAAGCCTATATGGCGGCCAACTTGGACACGGGAAACCTGAAGGGTATTTCTGTGGTGATCGCGGCCTGGTTCCGGTATCTATTGGGCATAGACGACAATTTACATCTCATGGAGATCAGCGGTGATCCCATGTTGCCGGTTCTACGGGAAGGTCTGAAGGGCATTCGAGTAGGTGATCCGGAAAGCTATAGTGGACAATTACGCCCCTTCCTATCCAACGCTACCCTATTTGCCGTAAACTTATATCAAGCAGGTATGGGAGAAAAGATCGAATCTCTTTTCGTTAAAATGTTGGCCGGGAAAAACGCCGTCCGAGAAACGCTGGAGACGGCTTTTTAGAAGAAGGGACCCCAACGGGGAACCCATTTGTCCCAATGTACCCAAAAACGCGACGAAGGCCGCTCATCCTTTTCTCCGGGAGAGTAGCCTTTATAACCTACTGAGCCGGGGGGTGACCTCCGGCTCTTGTTAGCTGTCAAAGTAAAGACCATATTCGCTTAAGGAAAACGGTTATAATCGTATGGAAAAAGAATAGAAGTTAAAGAATAGAAAAAGAATGAAATTAAGGATGGAAGAAGGATGGAAGAAGGGGTGAACAGTTATGGAGGAGCGTCGTGGCTATGAGGCAGAAAAAATATGAGGTCGAGAAAAATGGAAAGATCCGGCCCTCTTTGCGTATTCTGCCGACCTTTATGTGGTAGACGTTCCTCTGGCGGAAAAACATAAAAAACGCTTAGTCTCGTTACATTGCTTTTCAAAACTGGAAATTTTAAAAGCGGAAAGGTCGTAAACGATGGCGCAAATACCGAACCTCAACGTGCAAGTCAACCAAAATCAGATCAACCAAAACCAAATAAACTCCCAAGTGGCACAAACTTCCCAGGGACGCCCGATACAACTGCCCCTAGCTGGAATACGATCGGGAACTTTGGTTGAAGGGCAAGTTCTAGCGCAGAACGCCGACGGAACCTACAACGTCCGCATCAACGCTCAGGGCGGCCAACCGGCTCAGACCCTTCTGGCGCGTGCTACAGTGGATTTGATTGTCGGGGAACATTTTCGAGCCGTGTGGGATTCCTCCGGCGGAGAGAAAATTCCCGTGTTGCGGCTTTCTCAAAGCGAACTCTCGTTTTTGGCCAAACTACCCCTGGCCGACCGGGAGCTGGCAACCGCGCTCCTCGCCCGAGGAATGCCCCTTTCCGACGAGGTCCTGCTCTCGGTGCGGGAGTCCTGGCGACGCATGGGTGGAGACCCTGAGCAAGTGGCGCCCTTGCTGGAGCTTTGGGCGCGAGACCTGCCGATGACGTCGGGCAACGTTCAGGTGCTTTCGTGGTACATGGGGTTGAATGGGGATGAGACCAACGCCCTTTGGGGCCGTATCCGCAAGGAATTGAAGGAGCGGTCCCGCAAAGGAGAGGACCCCGTGGCGATTTTACGTGGACTGAAAGAAGACGAAGGACACGGGGAAAATAAGGAAATAGCGGCGTTTTTGAAAGGCCACTCCCTCCTACTGCGCGCTCCTAGGGAAGATGTGGATCCTTCTCTCCTGAACGCGCCTCTCTGGCCCGTTCAGGAGGGTTTGGAGCATCTCTCGGCCCGGGTTTTCGTCGGACGCGTTCACGAACAAAAAAAACGGAGATATTGGCAGATGGGTTTCGGTGTGGAAGGGACGCGGCTGGGCCTTATCGGCGGCGATGTCGAGAGCGACGGGCGCTCGTATAACTTGAATCTCTACGCAGAGCGGCAGGCTACTTGCGAACTTCTGAAGCACAAACGTCACTCTATTCGTAAAGAATTGGAAGGAGTGCCTTTGGCTCTGCAATTCATCGGTATATCCCAGATCATCAGCGGTGGGCTGCGCCGACAGCTTTTGTCCGGGCGAGGACTGGATATCACCGTATGAAACAACGAGTCCCTCTAGAACACAAAAAAGCTGCGGCCTTGAAGTACGATAAACAGGACACCGCTCCCGTAGTCACGGCCAAGGGGGAGGGTTTTTTGGCGCGGCGCATCGTGGAAATCGCCCAAGCTGCCGACGTGCCCATCGTCGAGGACGCGGCGCTGGTGTCCGCTCTATTGTCCCTGGAGCTGGGGCAGGAGATTCCCGTGGAACTCTACGAGGCCGTGGCCCGGATCCTTTCCTGGATATATCGGCTGGAAAAGGGAGAACAGGCGTGACTGCCGCCGCGAGGCATTTGGAGCTGGGCAAACGCGCCGAGGACCTGGCGTTGACCCATGTCGAAAAGCTGGGCTGGCGGGTGTTGTCCCGCAATTTTTCCTGCAAGCTGGGAGAATTGGACGTGGTTGCCGTGGATCGGGAGGAAAACGAGCTGGTAGTGGTGGAGGTGCGTTACCGCACCTTCGGGGAAATCCAATCTCCGGAGGATTCCATCGGACCCAAGAAGCTGCGAACCCTGGTGAACGTCGGGTGCGTCTACGTCAACGACATCGAATGGACGGGTCCTTGGCGCATCGACCTGATCGGTATCACAGCATCTCCCCACGAGCCGGAGGTCTGCTGGCGAATTGAACACCTCAAAGACATCACCGGAGGCGAGTACCCGGTTTGAAGGTGTTAAACAAAAATACTTGACAGAAAAGAAGGCTGAAAATATAATGCTCTGCGTTGGCAAAAACGTCGATGAGGGCGAGTTTACCCTTACCGGCCGAAAAAGAGAGAAAAGGAAAGGGAAAATAAAAGAGAACGGCGACGACAGGCTGAGCTTGGACTTTCGGGTTCGTGTGAACTCCCTTTATGATTTTTACGCCCCCCTTTTGACCCAACGACAGAGAGACATTTATGAGATGCGTTGTTTTTTGGATCTGTCGCTGGCGGAAATCGCCGAGGCCTTGGGGGTCACGCGTCAGGCCGTCCATATTCTGGTGAATAGGATAGAAGAAAGGCTTCTGATCCTGGAGGAAACCTTGGGTTTCGCGACCCAGGTGGAGCGTCTTGAAAGCAGAATCGAGGAACTCGAAGCCAGGGAAATAAAGATAAAATAAAGATAAAAAAGATAAAATCAAGACAAAAGGGAAGTAAAGATAAAAAAGGGGGATTCGTCGTGTTCGAGGCCCTAAAGGAAAAACTAGAGTCCGTGTTTTCTAAGCTGAAAAGCAAGGGGAAACTTTCCGAAGCGGATGTGGATCTGGCGTTGCGAGAAATTCGGAAATCCCTTCTGGAGGCGGACGTCGATTTCAAGGTTGTCAAGGACCTCGTGGGGAAAATCCGTGTCCGGGCCTTAGAACTGGAGGTTCTGGAATCCATCACGGCGGGACAACGGGTCACGACGGTGGTCTACGAAGAACTCATCGCCCTGATGGGTGAGGCCATGCCATTGATGATTGCCCCCAAACCTCCCACTGTCGTCCTGATGGCGGGACTTCAAGGAAGCGGCAAAACCACGACGACCGTCAAGTTAGCGCGACGTCTTCAAAACGGACACAATCCCCTAGTGGCGGCCTGCGACCTGCGCCGCCCCGCCGCTGTGGAGCAGTTGCGGGTGTTGGCGGAGCAGGCAAAGGTGGCTTTTTACGGGCCCCAGGCGGGAGAATCCGATGTCCTCCAGGTTGTGAAGGGAGTCGCTCTGTACGCGGAGTCTCATATGCACGACGTCATCTTGTTGGACACGGCCGGACGGCTTCACGTAGATCAAGAGTTGATGGAGGAGTTGGTTGGCCTTTCCCGCATCCTGCCTCCTCATGAAACCCTTCTCGTGTTGGACGCCATGACTGGACAAGAGGCCGTGAACGTAGCCAGGGCTTTTCATGAGACGTTGCCGCTAACCGGCCTCGTCTTAACCAAAATGGACGGGGACGCCAGAGGAGGAAGCGCCCTCGCCATACGAGCCGCGACGGGCATCCCCGTAAAATTTGCGGGTATGGGCGAGACCACCGATGCTCTGGAGATTTTCGACGCTCGTCGCATGGCGAGCCGCATCATGGGCATGGGGGACATTCAGGGACTTCTGGAAAAGGTTCAGGCGATTGGTGCGAACGACGTCGAAAAAATGGCCGAAACCATCAAAAGCAAGGAATTCACTCTGGAGACGCTTCTGCACCAGTTTGAACAGATGGAAAAGATAGGACCTATAGGGAAAGTTTTGGAGATGATTCCCGGCTTGAACCGAGTGAAAGGGCTGAATACCTCGGAAGTCGATAATTCCGCTCTAAACAAAAACAAGGCGATCATTCAGTCGATGACCCCGTTGGAAAGGCGCAACCCCAAAATCATCAAGGGGTCCCGGCGCCGGCGCATTGCCCTGGGGTCTGGAACGTCGGTTCAAATGGTCAACCAATTGCTGGCGCAGTACGAGCAGATGAAGAAACTTTTCAAAACCTTTTCTTCCTCTGACGGTAAGGGGTTTGATTTCAAATCTTTGTTTGGCGGAAGACGATTCAGGTAGCAAATCGGATTTCTTGATCGTATCGTAAAATTTTAGGAGGTGTTTTTTGTATGGCAGTGCGCATTCGTTTATCCCGTTTTGGAAGAAAAAAAGCTCCGTTTTATAGGTTGGTTGTGGCCGATTCTCGTTCGCCCAGAGATGGACGCTTTATCGAGCTGATAGGAACCTATAACCCCATGACCGACCCAGCGGCCGTGGCGATCAATGAAGAACGAGCCCTCTACTGGTTGAGCGTGGGAGCTCAACCTTCGGACACGGCAAAGAGCCTTTTGAAAAAACAAGGTGTCTGGGAAAAGTTCGAAAGCACTGAAAAATAATTGGCTCTAAATTTGGCGGTCATTTACAATCTTCTCACGTTCTGAACCGTTATAAAAAAAGCCAAATAGGTTTTAGGTTTAAAGTAGTATAATAAGATGAACTCGTACCAAAATACAGGAGGTGCCACCATGGCCAATTATAATGAGCTTGTCGAGTTTGTCGCGAAACACCTTGTCACCCAGCCGGAACTCGTCAATGTGGAGAGTAGCGACGGCGAGAACGGAATCAAGATCATGATCCGTGTGGCCCATGATGATGTGGGACGCATTATCGGCAAACGAGGAGCCACCATCAACGCGATCCGTCTCCTGGCCAAAGCCGCCGCGGTGAAAGCGGGAGAAAGGGTGGATGTTGATATCGTCGAGGAAGAATGACCCCCGGCGAAGGAGAAGACGAAAATCTGGGAAACCTCCGAAAAGTGGCTGATAAGATAGTGATCGGTTATGTTTCCTCTGCCCACGGGGTGAAGGGGGAGATGCGGATCGTTCCTTTGACGGATTTCCCAGAGCGATTCCACAAAATGGGCACGTTGGACCTCTACTCGGAGGGAGTGTTCGCGCGTAAATTACGTGTGACGCGGGTGAGGAAAGACGCCGCTAAAAACGAATTCATCGTGGAAAGTGACGTCTCGGACCGAGAGGAAGCCCAAAAGTGTGTAGGAATGTCTATTTTGATTGATCGAGAAGACCGGGTCCCATTGCCTGAAGGGCGTTTTTGGTTGGACGATCTTATCGGCCTCTCGGTCGAAAACGGAAAAGGAGAGGTTTTGGGCGTGGTCGCGAATCTCCTTTCATCGGGCGGCAACGAAATCTACGAAATCGAGGACGAAAAAGGAAATTTCCACTATATTCCGGCGGTGGAAAATTTTGTGAAAGTTATTAATCTGGACGCGGGCAAGATCGTTGTAGAGCTGATTGAGGGGCTTTGGTAAGGTAACAAATGCGCTTCACGATCATTACGGCGTTCCCCGATTTTTTTCGAGATTTCCTTTCGACGAGCATCGTGGGACGGGCGCTGAAAAACGGTCTTTTTGAAGTGAGGCTCGTCGATCTCCGTTCTTTTGGAAAAGGAGGCTATCGTCAAGTGGACGACTACTCCTTCGGTTCTGGAGGAATGGTGTTGATGTCTCAACCGCTTCAGGACGCTCTAGAGACCGCGCGAGGAGAGGATGAAAAATCAGAAGGCGAGAAACCTTTTGTGGTTTATCCCTCTCCTCAAGGTGTTTTTTTGACTCAAGAAGTAGTGGAGTCCTTGTTTCATCAGCCTCACGTAGTTGTCGTCTGTGGACATTACGAGGGCATCGATGAGCGTTTTGTCGAACGAGAAGTGGACCTAGAGGTCACGATAGGCGATTGTGTTTTGACCGGTGGAGAAATTCCCGCGATGGCTATCGTCGACATGGTTTCTCGCCTTATTCCGGGAGTTGTTGGGAAGAGCGAAGCTGTAACGGAAGACTCTTTTTATCGGGGAATGCTGGACCACCCTCATTATACTCGTCCCGCGTCTTGGAAAGGTCAAGAGGTTCCAGCGGTATTGCTCTCCGGTAACGCGGTGGAAATCGAGAGCTGGCGACGGAGACAAGCGGTGATTCGCACTCTTTCTCGGCGCCCTGATTTGTTAGCGAGAAATGGAATTCTTGGCTACACGGGAGCGGGATTCTATGTGGTGGTGGAGTTTCAGAACGCCGTAGAGACGTCGATCGGTTGTATGGAAGAAGCGTATATGGAAGAAGCGATGAAAGTAAAAGAATGGGCGCGTTCTTGCGAAGGTTACGGGGTTTCGCGCCTGATTTTGATTGTGAAGAACCCGGAAAAAAGAGAGTTCCTGCGACGCGTTTGGCGGGATAAATGTCCCGCGCCGGGGGGAATTGAGAAAGCCAAACTGATGCCCTCGATGGTTCGGGCAGTTGAATGGGTCAAAGAAAAAGAAAAACGTTTACCTCTGATCGTGCGTGTTTCCGACAATGACGAAAACGGCGCGAGGCACTGGTTGGACATAAAGCGTATTGTCCTGGAAAAGGGCCATTCCGTTCTTTTTTACTTTTCCGAAAAAACGGGATTGAAGGAGGATTTTTGTGACGTTTGGATGATCCCTTTACAGGGAGGTAGGCTTTCTCTTTTGGGAAAAATGGCGGCGACGCTCGACCGTTTTTTGGGTTCTAAATAATTTAAATTTATTTTAAGGAGCGTTAAACGTGAATATATTGGATCTTATCGAAAAGAAATATACCCGGTCCGACCTTCCCGACTTCCGCCCCGGGGATACGTTGAGGGTGCATGTGAAGGTCAAGGAAGGTGTAAGGGAGCGCGTTCAGGTTTTCGAGGGCATTGTGATCGCCCGTCAGCACGGGGGATTGAACGAGACCTTTACCGTCCGCAAGATATCCAGCGGCGTGGGTGTGGAGCGTATTTTCCCGCTGCACTGCCCCTCCATCGATAAAATCGAGATTCGACGTCAGGGCAAAGTGCGCCGGGCGAAGCTCTATTATCTGCGCAAACTCAGCGGTAAAGCCGCTCGCATTAAAGAAAGAAGAGAGTTTTAAGATTTTATTTTCAAAGAGCGAGCATGCTAGCTCGCTCTTTTTCCTACGACAACATATTGACCTCTATCTAGTTCTATCTAGCTAGTTCTATCTAGTCTACGCTCACACTCATCCTCCTCATCCTCATCCGATACGTTCCTTGCCCCCCATATAGGGCCGTAGTGGCATAGGGATGGTGATGGAACCGTCCGACCTTATGTTATTCTCCAACAACGCGATGAGCATACGTGGTGGCGCCGTAACCGTGTTGTTGAGAGTGTGGGCGAAGTAGTTTCCTTTTTCTTTGTTTTTGACGCGGATGCCCAATCGGCGCGCCTGAGCATCCCCCAAGTTAGAACAGCTTCCAACCTCAAAGTACTTGCGTTGTCGAGGCGACCAGGCTTCCACGTCGACGCTCTTCACTTTCAGATCCGCCAGATCTCCCGAACAACATTCAAGCGTCCGTACGGGAATGTCCAAGGAGCGGAAAAAATCCACCGTGTTCCGATAAAGTTTCACGAACCAGTCGGGACTTTCCTCTGGTTTACAGACAACGATCATCTCTTGTTTCTCGAACTGGTGGATGCGATACACCCCGCGCTCCTCGATGCCGTGGGCTCCCACCTCCTTGCGGAAGCAGGGAGAATAGCTGGTCCAAGCCTGAGGCAGGCTGTCCTCCTCCAGTATCGCGTCGATGAATTTGCCGATCATGGAGTGCTCGCTGGTTCCAATCAAATACAGGTCCTCTCCCTCGATTTTGTACATCATGTTTTCCATCTCCGTGAAGCTCATGACTCCACTGACCACGTTGCCTCTGATCATGAAGGGAGGAACGCAATAAGTGAAGCCCCGGTCGATCATGAAGTCCCGAGCGTAGGAAAGCACGGCGGAGTGCAGTCGAGCCACGTCACCACAAAGGTAGTAAAAGCCGCTTCCGCTGGTCTTCCTGGCGGTGTCCAGGTCGATCCCCCGCAGCTTTTCCATGATGTCCACATGATAGGGCACCTCGAAGTCGGGAACCCGTGGCTCACCGAACCGCTCGACCTCCACATTTTCACTGTCGTCCCTGCCGATGGGCACCGAAGGATCGATGATATTGGGAATAAACATCATCTTCTCGCGGACCTGGGCAGCCAGCTTCTCCTCCAGGCCCTCCAGGTCCTCCAGGTCCTGGGCCATATTCGCCACTAGTCCCTTGTCTCGTTCCGCATCCTCTTTTCGTCCCTGGGCCATAGCGAAGCCGATTTCCTTGCTCAGGGAGTTGCGTCGGTTTCTCAAGGTATCGGCCTTGGTTCGGGCCTCCCGGCTCTGCCGGTCCAGATCGACGATCTCATCCACCAACGATAATTTGTGCTCCTGAAATTTTTTGCGAAGGTTTTCCTTGACCCGTTCTGGAGTCGTTCGCAAGATCTTGATGTCCAGCATAGCTGATTCCTCCTCATAAAATTATCCTAAGCAGTATACATAAAAAACTTCCGTCCTCATACACTCTTGTATGGGACGGAAGTACTCCGCGTTGCCACCCAAATTGCCAACCCCAAAAAGGGCTGACCTCTCGAACGCGCTATAAAGGGCGCGACCCCTCGGCTTTCGCCAACAGCTCAAAAAGTGGAAAGGCCTTTTCTCCCTCCGGTTCGCACCCACCACCGGCTCTCTGTGGGGAGGTTTGAAGGCCGCAGCTTTCGTCATCGCTTCCTCGATGTTTATCAAAAATGCTTATTCAAATGAGATAACCATCATTTTCATGATCTATTGACGTTTATTATATCATTTGCTGTCCACAGTTTTCCCACGAAAGCTCTCCCGCGCTTCCGCGAGGCAAATCCCTAGCTCCACGAAGAAAATAGGAGAAGAAGAGCCCAAATACAGATTGACGTGAGCCTCAAGGCACTGAATTTCATAGGTCCTGAGTATCATTTTGCGTTATTATCGATAAAATCTTTTCTGATGACTGAAAAAAGACTTGCATAATTTGTCAAGGCTGTTAGAATGCAGGAAAAATCTTTACATGGAGGTGTAAGTTGTGACGAAGGCCGAACTTATTGACGGAATCGCTGAAAAACTCAACATGAAGAAGAAAGAAGTTGCTCCTGTCGTCGAAGAGGTCTTCAGTTCTATCGAAGGAGCCCTGGCAAAGGGAGAAAAGTGCACGTTTGTTGGTTTTGGCGTCTTTGAAGTCAAAGATCGCGCCGCCCGTGAGGGCCGCAACCCCCAAGACCCCACGAAGATTGTCAAGATCCCGGCAAAGAAAGTCCCCGTGTTCCGCCCCGGCAAAGACCTGAAAGAGAAAGTTCTCGCAGTGAAAAGCGGTAGAAAAAAGAAATAAGTCCTGCAAGGTTTTTTGCCCCAAGGGCGGCACTTTAATGTGCCGCCTTTTGTTGTAAAAGGCCGACGCGGAGGGTGTTTGCGCGGCGTAAATCAAACGCGTCGGGAATCGGAATGAACGATCAATGAAGCGCAAGCAAGTAAGTTCAACATAAATTGATCATTCCATTCAGCCAATAAGCGTTTACTTCTTAATACTAAGGAGCTGTAAAATAATAAGTTAACCTATTTGTTAAAATATGCTATATAATAAAAGGATGGTATATAACATGTGGTGTATAGCACATGGAAGAAAGAATAAAATGGATGTTATCGATACTGAACGAGAAGTAAAAGCGATTATTTTTGGCAAGTGAAGCATTGTCATTTGGACACGGCGGAATAGCCAAAGTTTGCAAAATCAACGAATGCTCCAAAAACGCTAAAATAGCCACGATACTGTTTTTCGAACATAATTTCGAACATAATATCGTTGAAACCGCTGTAAAACTCATTTGTAAAACTCATTTGTAAAACTCACTGGAAGTACGACCATAAAAACAGGCCTTATAGCTATTCCACTTAACATTAGCAATCCTAAAAATTTTATTTATGAGAAAAAAAGATCATATTTTTTTGATGAATAAAAATTCTTTGAGATATATAAAATCATGATTTTCATTAGAATAATATTTATAAATATACATTTTACAAAATTACACAACTATAAATCACTAATATACCCAACACATGAAAACCAGTTAGCTATATCTAATTTCGTAAAGCTGTCGAGCGCTATCTTCATACTTTTGACTATATCCTCATAATCATGATAATATCTCATTTATATAAACTTTGAAAAAATCTCCATTGAATGTTTCTTTTGGCATAAACGGCACCTGTCTACCATCAAGACGAATAGACGAAATAATAGATGTACGCTCAAAACGCACATCCGGCGTCTATTTATTAACTCTGTCTGATAAGCAACTTTGAAAGCTGTGATTTCTTTATTGGAAGCGATAACTGTTCAATCAATTCGGTCAAGGTTGTATTAGGGTTTTCTTGAATCGCCGAATCTATTTCTTTATGGGAGGACATTATCACAGACGAGTGACAGGGGGGAGAAACTTGGATAGTGGGCCGAATGGGTTGATGAATAGATTTCGGTCGTTGATATCAGCGCTTTCAGAAAAGCGCATTAACACGTTGGACTCACTACCAAAACTTAAGTTGACAAGAAGATGACTTCCAATATAATATATGGTTGAAATTAATGGTTGAAATTGTGTGGAGAAGTGGCCGAGTGGTCGAAGGCGGTTGATTCGAAATCAACTGAGTGGGTAACTGCTCCGTGAGTTCAAATCTCACCTTCTCCGCCAAAACAATAAGTAATAGCCAACAATAGAGTGTAAAACCCCGCTGATGAGCGGGGTTTTATCATTTTCAACCGCTGTTAGAGATCAATAGCAAGTAGTATAATTTAGACGTGATTTGTACCCAATCTTGTCCCCAAAATGTTTTTGGGGTACAAAATGATAGGAGGAGAAAATTCGTGTCATTGACTGAACTCGCGTTAAAAAACCTCAAACCTAAAGAAAAACGTTACCTTGTCCGCGATGATCAAGGTCTTTATATCGAGGTCAACTCCCCCGCCAATCCGATCAAAGTGGTTCCAGCGGTGCCGACTCCTGTTCGCGAGCTTCGACCAGATCCAGATCAAACCGTCGTCTTGGTTGAAGTTTTCATGCCCCCCTTCCGAGAACGCATGAACAACAAAGCCGTTACCAAAACGGTCACGGTTCCACGTTGGCTCGAAATGGAGGCAAAGACCGCCAATTTAAACTATTCCAAAATCTTGCAAGAAGGAATTATGGAGCGTTTAGGAATTTTTAGGGAGATTGACCACCGGCCCGGCAAGAAAAAACAGAAAATCACCTTATAGCAAAAGGAACATCGGGATGCTGATCTCTATGTTTTTCGTCGTCTTTGCCATCGCAGGGCTAACCCTACTGCTCCACTCCTTGATCCATCCAGTCGCGTCGCTCATTAAGGGCGCTCTCATATTGTTGTTTGTTTTGTTTTTGCTATCGCTTTTTATTCCCGATGATTCAACTACGCATCCGGTTCCTTCTGAGCAAGATGGCAAGGTATTTATAGACCTCAATTGACTGATCCGGCGGAGTCTGCTGTAATCTCACCCCCGCCGGATTTTTTTCGCTTCGTCGATTTCTTTGTTTTCTGCTTTTTTTTGTTCTTTAAGACGAGCGACGTACCAGCGTCTTACAGCGGTTGGCATGTCGAGAATATCGTCGCGGCTCCAATGCAGGCCACTGTAGGCTAGAGCGAAGACCTCCTCTTCTATCCTCCAGCGTTCTCCTGAACACGCCGGAGGATCCGACAACTTGGTGCGTGATAGCTCCGAGTAGATTTCCGTTGTCGATAAGCGGTTTTGTGGAGAATTGCGAACGTATCCAAATAGTAAATGGACTCAGCGGAGCAAATGTTTTCCCGCCGGGTGCGCCGCTCTGCATCCCCTTCTTGACCATGCTGGCTCCGACCATGCCGATCTGGTTTCGTGCAGTGTCGATTGCCTTTTTAACTGGATTATTGCCAAGGAGTCGAATCGCTTTATCCCAATCGCCGAAGAGCCCCGAACCGTCGCTCATGCCGTCACCCTCTTTCTCGAAAAAATCACCTTGCAGAGGTGCGCCGTGCCGCCGTAATGGCCACAGGGCTGGACCTCCAAAATGACGAGGCGGGAATCCGACGGAGACAAGACCATCTCGTCTCCTTCCTCGTCTCCTTCCTTCCCGCTGCTCGAATCCCAGCTCTCCGCCTTGAAAATAACGTGTGCCACGTCCATCGAAGAAGAATGTCTTTTCTCTCGGCTCAAACCAAAGGCCAGTCCATAGGTCAATTTTTGCGCAAGCGGTTTTGATTCGTTTCATGAGCGTCGCGTCGTCTACGATCTCCTCCGTGACTTCCTCAAAGCGCAGATCTTCGGGAGTACAGTACATGTCCTATCCTTCCTTTTTGAACTTTCCCGTCGCAAGTAGCCTTTCGGCCGTCTGAAGGTCCGTCTTGAAAGGCTGACCCTTTCGGACTCCTATGATGCCACACCCCGTGAAAGAACCCGCGCTGACTAGGACTAATGAGGCCGTTTCCGGCCGCTCTTAATATAGGAGTCAGCAACGTTCGTTGAGCAGTAGATGCGCAGATTCGCCTTGTCCCTTTTGAACTTGTTCGGCATGGATGAGAGCATCGCTGGGAAAACGTCCTCTTTGTAGTTCGTTGTTCCTGTTATGTCTACCACATGAGCTTCCGTACTGGTCTTAGCCTGTTTTATGAATCCGTCACCGATGCTTAGAAATAAAGCGTCTGCTCCGGTCGCCGTCGTATCTCCGTTCAAGGCGAGGTCCGCTAGATCGTTGCTCACGGCATCGATCCAAGAGCGCCGGTAAAGGTCACTGCCACATTTGAGCATGTGGCGCGTGAGTGGTACGCGAAGCATGTAGCCGGAAAGAAAACGGAAACTCACGCGCACGATGTTTTAGTTCGCTTGGAGCGTTATCTATTCCCATATTTGGGAGAGAAGCCTATCCGTGAAATAACTGCTCCGGAACTTCTAGCCGCCTTGCGCCTGCTTGAGGCCAAGG contains:
- the trmD gene encoding tRNA (guanosine(37)-N1)-methyltransferase TrmD, whose translation is MRFTIITAFPDFFRDFLSTSIVGRALKNGLFEVRLVDLRSFGKGGYRQVDDYSFGSGGMVLMSQPLQDALETARGEDEKSEGEKPFVVYPSPQGVFLTQEVVESLFHQPHVVVVCGHYEGIDERFVEREVDLEVTIGDCVLTGGEIPAMAIVDMVSRLIPGVVGKSEAVTEDSFYRGMLDHPHYTRPASWKGQEVPAVLLSGNAVEIESWRRRQAVIRTLSRRPDLLARNGILGYTGAGFYVVVEFQNAVETSIGCMEEAYMEEAMKVKEWARSCEGYGVSRLILIVKNPEKREFLRRVWRDKCPAPGGIEKAKLMPSMVRAVEWVKEKEKRLPLIVRVSDNDENGARHWLDIKRIVLEKGHSVLFYFSEKTGLKEDFCDVWMIPLQGGRLSLLGKMAATLDRFLGSK
- the rplS gene encoding 50S ribosomal protein L19, with product MNILDLIEKKYTRSDLPDFRPGDTLRVHVKVKEGVRERVQVFEGIVIARQHGGLNETFTVRKISSGVGVERIFPLHCPSIDKIEIRRQGKVRRAKLYYLRKLSGKAARIKERREF
- the serS gene encoding serine--tRNA ligase, which codes for MLDIKILRTTPERVKENLRKKFQEHKLSLVDEIVDLDRQSREARTKADTLRNRRNSLSKEIGFAMAQGRKEDAERDKGLVANMAQDLEDLEGLEEKLAAQVREKMMFIPNIIDPSVPIGRDDSENVEVERFGEPRVPDFEVPYHVDIMEKLRGIDLDTARKTSGSGFYYLCGDVARLHSAVLSYARDFMIDRGFTYCVPPFMIRGNVVSGVMSFTEMENMMYKIEGEDLYLIGTSEHSMIGKFIDAILEEDSLPQAWTSYSPCFRKEVGAHGIEERGVYRIHQFEKQEMIVVCKPEESPDWFVKLYRNTVDFFRSLDIPVRTLECCSGDLADLKVKSVDVEAWSPRQRKYFEVGSCSNLGDAQARRLGIRVKNKEKGNYFAHTLNNTVTAPPRMLIALLENNIRSDGSITIPMPLRPYMGGKERIG
- a CDS encoding HU family DNA-binding protein, which produces MTKAELIDGIAEKLNMKKKEVAPVVEEVFSSIEGALAKGEKCTFVGFGVFEVKDRAAREGRNPQDPTKIVKIPAKKVPVFRPGKDLKEKVLAVKSGRKKK